CCATACATGATGAAATTCACAAATTCTTTGCAGTGTTACATTGAGGAACATCATTCTTAAAATGTTGCACTATTTGCCCACACAGTCTTTCACAAAGTGGTGAacatctccccatcttcactgcacagaggcTCTTAATACCCAATCATCTTACAGACCTGTTGCCAAATAACCTCTCTGGTTGTGAGATATTCAtccaggtgttttgttttagcattacacaacttttccagtcttCTGTTGCCTCTGTCCCAACTTCTTCGAAACAtattgctggcatcaaattcaaattgatcATACATTTGTTATAGAACAATAACATTTCTCACTTTCAACATTTAATATGTTGTATGTGTTCTATTTTCAGTTCAAATTAGGTTATATGACTTGCAAATCAATGCATTCTGTTTTCTGCATTTCACACAGCATCCCAACATCTTTTGGAAATGGGATTGTAATATACAAAACATCTAAATTATGCCCCTGCATATACTAAGTTACTACTGTACACACTGGGAGCCCTACGTTTTGgacccattattaaaaatgcaaaattaacaaCACTGAAAAGTTAAAAAATTATGGCAAGAAACGTGAGATTCCATGGTAACAAAGACAGCCAACGTGAGGCTGTTTGCTGAGACAAAGATGGGTGGCTTACTCAAGTCAAGCTTTTCTTtttaactgaaaataacttTTGATATTAAAGGAATAGCATGCACTTACTCTAAACGATATTAGGTAATactattatatattatatgattttttgTGATCCGTTTTCTGTATTGTTCGTATATTATTGGCTTACGCATCATCTGCGAGTTTCTGCGATCTTTCAGaaagctccaaaaatattcccatttCATTGTTCTTGGCCAACGTGTGAATAACCAAAACCGTAAATGTCAAATTTACGAATCCGGAGGGTCCGACTGTATTTGTAAAATTGTTTAGTAGGTAATTACAAAACTTCTGTGGTCAGTTGTTTGTTGGCATAAGACCAGTATTtcaaacagaaacaaaatacATATGGATGATACATCCATACTTATTAGTGCatgcatttactttgttttatgCTGTAATGTGACTATAAATGATTCTGTATAAAAATGTAGTGTTTCAAagcaatttttttccccatagaaacaCAAGAAAGGAAAATCCCGCATCTTTGAATGCAACAGTCCACAGGATCACAGCAAGATGACAATGGCAGACCTCATTTACTATTTGCCAGAGACAAACCCAATGAAGTAATAACTTGAAatgaaagcatttttttttctttcatcttTTTGAAATTTCGTTGTTTGTTCATGCTCAGCTGAAATGCTATAATTTATACTTATCCTGTTGAATGGACAGAAATATATGTATGCTAATTTCTGAACAGATCATACCAGATGGAGGAACCGAAGCAGAATGAGAAAGAGAGCTCATGGACACCGACCAAACAGTAAAATCACCTGTTTCCTTGCATGTTGTTTTTATAGAATCAGTGTATTTGAACCAACATTGTGCACTATTTCTCAAACATTGCGTTGCTGAAAAAAGTGTTGTGCAGAATCTGTTTATAATTTTATccaattattatattttaaggGTGGCCGAACAGCCGCAGGAagcagaggaagaggatgatGTGGAGAACGGTGATGATGAACAGGGTGAGCAGCTGGTGGTACCCAGGGTGAAGGTAGCAGAAGACGGCAGTTTGATTATTGACGAGGAAAGGTACTGTAGATCACCATGGTGTCATGCAACACCAGACTAATATCGATATTGTAGCCTTCCTGAGAAATCTGTATAAAATGTATGCGTTTTAGGATAAATTACATGTCAATGTATTTTCAACACAAATCATATGTGTGTTTCAGTTTAACTGTTGAAGTCTTGAGGGTTCAAGGACCTAATACGGTGGAGGAGAAGGATCCCATTTTCGAGCGTGGTTCTTCAACAACTTACTCAAGTTTCCGAAAAGCCAGTTACACCAAGCCCTGGTCTAATAAAGGTAGGAGAGTCTGGTCCCTCTTATTACACACTTCTTTATGTGCTTATTAAGAGTTCCGAGCGTGGTTTTTAGGGTAGTGTAACTTCTAAGAAAATGGTGTGAATACTGTGAAATATATTACTGTAAATTAGTTTAAATgcattgtatatatgtatgtgcatCTCTCATTATCTTGCCCCTGCAGAAACGGACATGTTCTTCTTGGCTATCAGCATGGTGGGGACAGACTTCTCCATGATTGGCCAGCTTTTCCCTCACCGTGGCAGGTCAGAAATCAAGGTATGTCACCCAGGTCCTTAAATTGGTACCTtgtattactgtataattatcCTATTATTTGAAAGAATCTGTGACTTATCTTCTTCCCCTTTCACATTAAGCAGAGTCCTAACGCTAAGATAAATTGTTATAATTAACTTTTAATGTAGACCTATTCCATCTGTCCATTTTTTAGAATCAGCCATAGAATTATTTCGACTAAGGGGCTGCTTTATTTTTTGGACAATAGCATGTGTGATCATTCAGTTTGATACCTCCTCAGTGTTTAAATAGATGATTCTACATCATTAGATTAGATTGAATTGGAATATTATATAACTCAACTTTACAGTATATAAAGAATGATGCCTTACCAGCGTTTTGACTACCAATAATAACAGTGTTATATTGTTCAGTAGGGCTGTCACTTTTTAACCAATAATCTAACATTCGTTCAAACGCGATTGAAAAATTTATATTCAAATGTTAATGTGTCACTGTAGTCCATTCACTGCCAGTGACTTTAAGCAAGATGGCTAGGTTAGTGAATGTGAAGTGTgcacacaaacactgaaatatattaCCGACattgaaagatattacagctgGAAAACTGCATACAAAGCTAGCTTGACCGCGATGTTGTTGTTAAGGTTTAAACTGGAATCCgctttctggaatatttcagtATAGATCCTCATGGCCCTACATAAATCATCAAGCAAGAATTCCAGGGAGGGGTTAGGGTTTAAACCTTAAGTCTGGCACCGTGGTAAAGTTTGCTTTACATTCAGTTTTCCGTGAATAGACACAAtgcaattaataataaatacacattaaaaCACAATATGAAAGTTATATGGTatgcattgtcccccatagtttaACACTTAAAGCACACTTAATTAGACATGTATGTTTTATTTAGATTTATACGTAGTAGCCCATTAATTCTTTGGTTTGTATTGTAAACAGACACAGTACAGTCAGTATTAGTAACGCAAAAGTATTGCGAGGGACCAGAAAACCttttcatgaaatatttagGGGCTCTGTACAAATGTGAAGTTGTACGGGCTGCTAATAAAATACTGAGAAGAATTATTCtgtgttgggtttttttttatgggGTGGGAGTATATTTGAATATATTTGAACAAATTGCTTGTCATTTGAAAAAGTGACAACCCTAGTATTCAGTATTAACATAATCTTTACAGTATGATAGCCCTCGGCAACTCAAGTATCGCTTCTTGATTTCAGATTTTAACAAAGAATAGTGATTTTATgttatgcattttatatttatgcatAACACTATTATGTTATGCCTAGCTAGGCTGTCTCAGCTTGTAAGCACCATTGTTGCCCTGTCTCCCCTGTCACAGAACAAATTTAAGAAAGAAGAACGAGCAAATTCTTGGAGGATTGATAAGGCGTTCAGTAAGTGTCCTGTTCCTCAACACTTCTTTTCATTCCTCTAAGCTGTGCTGAATGTTGGACTCCATTACCAAATCCATGTCCTGCTTCATTACACTGTCTGTCCTGTAGGGGAAAAGCGTCGCTTTGACCTGAGTTTCTTCAGTTCCCTCCTTGAGAGGATCCTGGCTGAGGAGCAGAAAAAGCAGGAAAAGTCTAAAGCTTCTGCAGAGAAACAAGTTTCAAGAAAACCAAGGAGTAAGGAAAACGGTGATGATTGGCTGCCTGACTTTGAGAATCCTTTTAgttttgagatttttttttaagtccccTTTGTAATAAGTTTAACTTTGGGATTTGAGTACTTTTTTTTGGTCTTCCCATAATTTTACTCCCAGATAAGACCAGAACCAGGATGAAAAGCAGTACCAACCAAACTTCAGAAGAGGAGATGGATAGTATGGGGGTAGAGGGAGACTTGGAGACGGCAGAGAAGGAGAATGAAGACTGCTCAAACTTTGAGACTGTGGAAGAAACCACCATGTCCCAGAAAAGAGCCAAAAAAACTAAGAAAGGGGACACAGGACCGTCGTCCCTGGAAAAAGTGACTGATGAAAGAAATTCCAGTAATGAAGGTGTGGCAGTGCAGTCTTTTTTAATGAATGGCCATTGGCTCCATCATAAGTACAGGAGCTCCTCCTCTTACACATTGTGCTAACTGTGCTCTCAGCAGGTGAAGCTATGGACCACGACTCCAGTGACGTTATTACTGAAGTTTCAGCTGATGGAGATGTGCAAAGGTAGGAGCTGGGTTAATGTTCATCAAATGCTACCCCAGCTTTGAGGAATAGTCTGCTCCTCTTTgataaagttattctgatacTGAAAAATATCTTAAATTAATAGATTTGAATATTGCTGCGTTTTCACTctgttaaatacatttaatgtaTGTTTTGAGGAATTAAATAATGGATTAAATTGTCTCTAACCGATACAGCTTAAGCCCAGCCaatgggttggaatgaaaagcAGCAGATCCTTAACCCACTAGGAAACACCGTAAGGTGTTCTAATGTCCTGTCAGCTTCTGACTGCATTTAATAGCCAGTTTGAAGACGAGTCACTTTTGGAGTGGAAATCAGGTGCTAGCAGGGTTGTTACTTTAGAAGCATGTGGATGGGAGCGTGTTCTGCAACCTGTCCTGCAAGAAATGTGTTTTACTAAAACCAGGTCAGAGAGACCAGACAGTTCTGCAGAGAGATGGAAGAGAGCTGTGATCAAGCCAGCCCAGATCTCCACAGGGCGTCTTCAGAAGCCTATCCCAAACCTTGGACGGCGAGGGGACAAGAAGATCTCGGAGCCAAAGGAAAAGACCAGTGATTACAACACAACAACTTGTGAGGAAGACAAAGAGTATGATGGGCATAAGGTACAGAACACACTgtatagatatatttctcaaTTTATCTAGTGCTTGAAAAATGTTTCCCATTGAAATCAGTGGTATTTACATGTCTGACTAATGAGATTTCAGCTTGAGACAATTTCGAAGAATTAATTATATTCAAGCGAGGCTAACCTGAAATTCTATATGCATGTTTGCCTAATAAGTGTCCatgtatgaatatatatatatattttttttaagtattataATGACAACCACTCCTCGTTTACCGACTACGTTCCATTTCAATGACCagagaattaaatgaaatggttgccaagtGAAAATCAAGGTAGCCTAGGTGTAACTGCGACTGCTTAAGACTTTGCTTCAGCTTTCCATACTCAATCTCTTTTATCTGCCATGAAGTGGACATCAACAACATTTTGTACATTCTGCTTCAGTGATCTCTATTACCCCGGCACACCATACTGTAAGGCGTACAAAATTTGGCCGTAAATGCACGTTggtcagaatttttttttttaaatctttttatcAACGTATTTGCAAATGGTCAGTAACTAGGTAGTTGCTAAACGAGGAGAGCTGGTAATGTATGTTTTCACTTGGATTCTTATCAGAGTAGTAATGTTGAAATTTAGGCCTAACTTTGAATGTGGGATTGATGGTGTTTGAATGCTATGCTGCCCTTAAGACTGAAAGTGCAGCTTCAGCTGGGAAGAGGATGACGGGGGCAAAGCGGACCGCCGGGGTCCTGGCCTCTGATGAGGAGGGGCAGGCGGGCAAGGCTGAGGAGGAGCTCAGTGTCACGGCCAGGCAGGAGCACATGCTGAACAGGCCCACCCGGTAGGGGGGGCACTTACTTTGATTACGCTATGCATCTGCATGTTAATTTACTCGTCCACATTCTAACTTTAGCATtctatgcttttattttttaagaatatCTTATAATAGATTGgggtgctgtgcctgtgatcagaaggtcactgattCAAGCCCCCTTGCTCTAGGGTGATTTCACTATTGGATCCCTGAGCAAGGCCGCTAATCATTAATTGCTCCAGGCTGACCCTGTTTTCTGAGTCCGTAACATTTGGAATGTTCAAGTGGAAGAGCGCAGTGAGTGGATTGTGTCTTGCTGGACAATAATAGGTCAGGGAGGATCCCCAAGATGTCCCAGGCGCTGCAGCAGGCTGGGGATGAGGATTCAGCTGAAGAGCCTTCACCTGCCTCCGAGACTCAGGGAAAGACGTCCCCCCAACATCGGTGCCGGAAGCCGCCTGGGTCCAATCAGAGGAAAGCCAAGCCTGCAATGGGCAGTGTGCCGCAGAGGTCCAAGAGGTCCAAGCTGGTGACACTGCGGGCCCCCCTACCGGAGGGCCCTATGGAGGACAGGCTGAGTGAAGCCCGGCCCGACGAGATGTATAGCTATCCCACGAATCCCGAGGAGCAGAACCAAGTGCCAGCCTTCGTCCCTCTCAGTTTGCGGTCCCCAGAGCCCATGAGGCTGGAGGTTGAGGAGACCATGGAGGAGGTTAGAACCCATATCTCATTTAGGAGGTTTTTACAGTCGAAGGAAAATGTTGGTGTTCTAAAATAGGGGCTCTGTGGGTTACTGCTGTTGcggaaggttgtcggttcaaatcccattgtcCACAGAGTGATTgcactgttgggcccttaagcaagggCCTTAATCCTGATTGGACCCTGTTCTCTGATCCTCACTGACATTGCTTTGAACAATAGGATCtgataaatggaaaaaaatataatataaataaaatatatgtaaaattcTTAACGTGTATTATTGTAGCTTGGTAAACTAAAAATATTGCTATTTGGTTGGTCATATAACCAACCAAACAATGAAAGATGTTGCCAGTCATTTATGTTACACTCCGATTGCTACTTCTTAAAGTATTTGTTAGAAAATGGCCACCAAGATGATTTTTCTCAACTTTTTTTTTACGTAACTTCTGTTTCTCTTTTTACATTGACACAGCTGGAGATTTTAGTCAATGTTCCTGATGCCCTGAGTATGATAGAGCCTGAGGATGTGCTGTGCCATCCATCAGAGTTCCAGGGACCACAGAAGGAGGTTCCGGTGCCACCTGAGCATCAGCTGGGCGTGTTCGCTGTATGGAATCCGCGATGATCTGCTATTCCTGACGTTACTTTGGAATTTGTTTATACACACAAATGAATGTGGTTTcctgtgcttttgttttgaTTATAGGGGGTGATGAAGTGTTTGTCTCTAGATCATGTAGAGGGTACGTTGTAATGAATTCATCTTCATGCCTGATTACTCATCTAAGTGAACATTTCAGAAGCATGTTAATCTAGGGAGTTTTTTCTCCACTTTTACAGTTTCGGAATCTGAAGAGAGCTGCAATGAGGCAGCGAGGACTCTGTTGACAATAAGAAATCCTGAACTCCTGTCTCTACCCCTGTCCATGACTGTCTCAGGTGAGAGAAGATCTTGCCCATCGTCTGCAGGCCCTGCAACAGAACAACTGCTGGAGGGCAGGAGATATATCAGATCATATGTGAAGGAATCCAACTTCTAAAGACATCAAGGTTATAGGAGGCCTAGAACCTACCTGAGGCAGCATAGGgcttttctgcatcttgaactTGATGCAAAttgcattaaataattaaaaatatattaattgtggtgattttttttttttttttttgtatccttACCCAGAAGCCATTGACAAAGAAGCCAAGGCTGAAACACAGGTTGCTTCTGAGCAAGAAAAACAAACGCAGTGTAGTCGGGATACAACATCTACCACGACCCCCGGCTCTCCAGTCAGGCCATCTAGGCTTGCGGGTTCGGACGTGGCGCTGGAGCCTCAGAATTCTCAGGGCCACCTTCCTAAGAAGGACGAACCTCACCCGGGACAGGGTGTGCAGAATCGGTAGGGGGAGCTCCAGATGAGGGATGGGAATGTTACTGTAGTGCTGCACAGGTACTCTAAAGTGGCTTTTTTGGTTTCAGTGTTAGCTGTACAAGCAGTGCTGAGGCCAAACCAGACTCCATTCACAGTTCTTCGCCTCCCAAAAAGAGCCACTTCCAGAAACCAAAACCAAACCTGGTGCTTGCATCCCGACCCGCTTCAGTGTGTCAAACTCAGAGCACGGTCACAGTGAGCTCAGGTGAGCACCCTGCAGAGTGTATATTCAGTTAGCcagtcattttttaaactctACTACTTGATAATTTTACCCCCATACTTCTGAGTATTGCATTTAACTTTCTGGACAACAGAACTGCTTAACCatgttttttcttgtatttttttttacagaaaaagTAGAAGTGACTCAATCGGAAAGTAATGAATCAGAGACAATTATCAACAATAGTGCTTCAGAAGGAAGCAAAAATGAAGGATTGGAGGTTGAAAACCCAAAAAAGAGTGAAACATCAGTGTAAGACATTTCAGAATAATCTAGCAGTGACAAGGGCAGCTGTGCCCAGAATTTTGTGCTCAGTGCATTTCGGGGTgtctgagtgtttgtgtgtctgtgtgtctgtatgtgtttaGTCCTGAAATGTCTCAAGAGGCCGGTGTGAGTTCTGAGCCCATAGCTCAGACTGGACCTCAGAGCCGGAGAAGCCGATTCCCAAAACCCAGACCGAATCTTGGACGTGCTGTTCGGAACCTGCGGCCAACGGCGCTGAGCCCTGCGACGCGAATGACAGGTAAGGGCACAGGCCCTATATCAGCCAGGGCATGCTGGTGCTGTGCTCTTTCCTTTTTTGAGCTGTACCACAATATTCTGGGACAAGTTGAAGATGATTTTTCCCTGCTTCGTACAATGGACTGTTGTATTCCTTTATCATCATTTGTTGTCATACGGTCAGCTAGACTTTTGAGTAATTATTTTGCACTGTGAAAGTTCCAGAATATGCATAATTTTCAAGCAAGGTATAAACCAGTCTGGGTATGTGCAGTAACAATAAATCCTTCAAGAAGAATTACTTGAATGTTCCTGTAGCCAAAAACGTTTCAGAACTTATACAAAATGCATGGTATTCTCCCATAAGTAAAGGTACTCTGTAGAACCAGatataattaaaaacatatAGGTTTTACTGATTTTTCTACTTCTGTAAAACTGTAGGGCTACTGCTAAGGTACTTGGGTAAGGGCATCTGTAAACAATCTGCATCACTTTTCAGCAGACGATAGCGGGCCATCTGAGGAGACTCCAGCAAATGCCAAATCAAAGACACATGTGGAAGCCAGAATGTACGTGGTGATTTACTTACTCAAAAGCATGGTTTCATACCCAGGCTGTAGAGCTCATGTTGTGTTACTGGTAGCTGTTGTCATGTGGGGATTTGTGTAATGTCCTTTCATGCTCTGGTTGCATAGGGTCCCAATAGCTCAAACTCCGGCAGAACAACTTGTAGCTACCAGAAGTCCGAAGATCCTTGGATCAAATGAGGTTTCTGTTGCAGAAGGGGAGGAGCCGTCTGACATGCCAGTGGACCCTGACCCTGCCCAGGTAAGCTGAAGCGGGGGGTGAATTACAGCTGAGCTCAGCCTACTTTCACTTTTACCTAACTGGCTTTTAGACTGCTGTATACTTGTACTAATCTGCCCtgcttgtacatcactttgcaCAAAGCGtatgcttaataaataaatgtaaatgaaaattcAGTGCATGTGCTTGAAAATTTGCAGATGTTTTTCTGGCAAATATGtttgcagatttgtttaaaagctCAGCACACTTGCAAATCTCATTACGCATACGAATCTGGTTATGCACACGGATTCTGAATACGAATTAAGATTCCTGTACACATTTACAAATCTTATTACACACACGTGGATTGAGATACATTCACACGAAACTCCCTACACATTTgcaaataagaacataagaactatacaaacgagaggaggccattcagcccatcgagctcgcttggggagaacttaactaatagctcagaagttgttaaaatcttatctagctctgatttaaaggaacccaaggattcagcttgcactacgttatcaggaagactattccatactctgactacacactgtgtaaagaagtgcttccttaaatccagtttgaaatgttctcccgctaatttccacctatggccacgagttcttgtatttgaactaacgctgaagtaactattcggttgaacagcatccaaacctgttagaatcttatagacctggatcatgtcccccctcagtctcctttgcttgaggctgaacagatttagctcaaataacctttcctcgtatgacattcctctaagaccaggaatcattcttgtggccctacgctgcaccttttctaaggccgcaatgtcctttttaagatatggtgaccaaacctgcacacaatattctaggtgaggtctcaccaaggaattgtataatcttagcattacctcccttgacttaaactccacacacctggagatataccccaacactAATTGTAGTACAATAATAACCCTATATTGATACATGTGAAAACATACTGTAGTGTGGCTCACTGGTTTGTCTGTTTCCGTTTAGGAACAAGCTATGAGTTTGCACAGTGGAGACGGCTTCACATTTGTTAACATAGGTGACTCTACTGAAGGTATTTACTCACAAGAATCAATTTTGATCCGTGACGCCATAGCAACCTCTGAAAGCTCTGCCTATGGAAAATTCTGTATTGGGCTGTATTGCAGGAGTCTCAGGGGAAGACGACTTCACTCACAGTGAACCCACTATTATCCTGACCCTGTTTGAAATCCCTCCGACCTCTGTCAATGAGTATAAGTCAGGTTCTGCCCCAGTGGGTGCTGTCACTGCTGAGCTGCTCTCGCCGCTGGTGTTTATAGATGCACAGTCTGAACCACAAAGGTAAGGGACGTCCCAGAAAGGCAGCCTCCATGCAATGTTGTAGGAAATGCCTGTTTTATGTAACGTGAGTAGCAGCAGTAATGTTAAGCAAGCAgtgggtttaaaaaaaacagctgaagtAGCGATTAAGGAACTGATTACAGATCGAAAGCATAAAAAGAGCCTTGAGATGGTATGCATAATCAATTTTGGTTAATGTTCttcattaaataatgaaatacagtggtacctcagaactcaaacttaatccgttcagaactccggatcgaatcctaaaaagtttgagttctgatcgaattttccccataagaaataatggaaaaccaattaattggttcccggccccaaaaaattacaccgaaatatggtttttttttagcatttaaacacaaaatgaaccggataaaacaagaagagcatatacagtactgtactaaacacatctaagcacatttatcaaaacagtcacaCAAGCTCGTACAGTACAagttaggtcggcgttcacggtttgacttctgagattcagaacgagttctaggtaaaaaaaatttcaaacgggttggttcgacttttaagaaattcgagttataataagttcgagaactgaggtaccactgtatataaatgacaaaaatgttacatttatgcaTATAATGTTTAGTCCTCACATACTATATAATGATTATCCATGTGTTACAGCTCCGGGCCAGTTGCTGATTCTCACCTACTTGGTACATTGCCTGGGAGATTGTCCCCTTTAACACGGTTGTCCTTGTCCAGCAGTGAGGCCGTGGCTATGGCTGATGCAGAGGTGCCTGGGGCTGGCAGCACGCTTTCTCACTTCATGGTCAG
This is a stretch of genomic DNA from Paramormyrops kingsleyae isolate MSU_618 chromosome 7, PKINGS_0.4, whole genome shotgun sequence. It encodes these proteins:
- the LOC111847077 gene encoding uncharacterized protein isoform X6, with amino-acid sequence MMRRSRITVRPNVRSGGRGQAALQDSHSVQGSTNSFEDTAQNAPKDSADSTNQSPEVTKDVETQPADAENITSLKSNDDNNSHPEKASCNGDGLDHNGEATGSSKPLACSLARRKRFSAMPNLTKIRVTPAITCTSARGPRSSAVKSGVVSKAETTATNTGNQLRLKGGITQGFRHPSRQKACSEGTQPIIQSVPLSSTSQDPEASLQGKKSKVKSLSRQSSQLSECQKSLNGAVPDDGKSLTPECCMGSTKLSQGSASLVNAVSSVATLTTKTQSVSSDRERIIKTQKLRELLKRERKKERKHKKGKSRIFECNSPQDHSKMTMADLIYYLPETNPMKSYQMEEPKQNEKESSWTPTKQVAEQPQEAEEEDDVENGDDEQGEQLVVPRVKVAEDGSLIIDEESLTVEVLRVQGPNTVEEKDPIFERGSSTTYSSFRKASYTKPWSNKETDMFFLAISMVGTDFSMIGQLFPHRGRSEIKNKFKKEERANSWRIDKAFREKRRFDLSFFSSLLERILAEEQKKQEKSKASAEKQVSRKPRSKENDKTRTRMKSSTNQTSEEEMDSMGVEGDLETAEKENEDCSNFETVEETTMSQKRAKKTKKGDTGPSSLEKVTDERNSSNEAGEAMDHDSSDVITEVSADGDVQRSERPDSSAERWKRAVIKPAQISTGRLQKPIPNLGRRGDKKISEPKEKTSDYNTTTCEEDKEYDGHKTESAASAGKRMTGAKRTAGVLASDEEGQAGKAEEELSVTARQEHMLNRPTRSGRIPKMSQALQQAGDEDSAEEPSPASETQGKTSPQHRCRKPPGSNQRKAKPAMGSVPQRSKRSKLVTLRAPLPEGPMEDRLSEARPDEMYSYPTNPEEQNQVPAFVPLSLRSPEPMRLEVEETMEELEILVNVPDALSMIEPEDVLCHPSEFQGPQKEVPVPPEHQLGVFAGVMKCLSLDHVEVSESEESCNEAARTLLTIRNPELLSLPLSMTVSEAIDKEAKAETQVASEQEKQTQCSRDTTSTTTPGSPVRPSRLAGSDVALEPQNSQGHLPKKDEPHPGQGVQNRVSCTSSAEAKPDSIHSSSPPKKSHFQKPKPNLVLASRPASVCQTQSTVTVSSEKVEVTQSESNESETIINNSASEGSKNEGLEVENPKKSETSVPEMSQEAGVSSEPIAQTGPQSRRSRFPKPRPNLGRAVRNLRPTALSPATRMTADDSGPSEETPANAKSKTHVEARMVPIAQTPAEQLVATRSPKILGSNEVSVAEGEEPSDMPVDPDPAQEQAMSLHSGDGFTFVNIGDSTEGVSGEDDFTHSEPTIILTLFEIPPTSVNEYKSGSAPVGAVTAELLSPLVFIDAQSEPQSSEAVAMADAEVPGAGSTLSHFMVSEPLHHLSHCSTIHEKHSSSAVLTESRSLDKTDEEEENVSLSLVPVEDLNEAPEEDDDAPPQKKKKMPIKSKKGKPKVKPGSLKRTSVEPTKDASEESEMPPQILAFPKEDDLAVPSAGDQHNPPAKHGGGLGDALPRDRDTPLGCGGEMEPQHHVSPLPLDKPLIRPGRKPKGFLSFMTNKTTTGPAGTSRTSRPAPHVNTSCIERRKASLQAAMGCPREPPPAINTRHSTPDTITSPSVSAHKMEPPEVSKSTEGDFLCVNPSDKTEYKKPTNVSEYFFGDIFTEVEEPD
- the LOC111847077 gene encoding uncharacterized protein isoform X1 → MMRRSRITVRPNVRSGGRGQAALQDSHSVQGSTNSFEDTAQNAPKDSADSTNQSPEVTKDVETQPADAENITSLKSNDDNNSHPEKASCNGDGLDHNGEATGSSKPLACSLARRKRFSAMPNLTKIRVTPAITCTSARGPRSSAVKSGVVSKAETTATNTGNQLRLKGGITQGFRHPSRQKACSEGTQPIIQSVPLSSTSQDPEASLQGKKSKVKSLSRQSSQLSECQKSLNGAVPDDGKSLTPECCMGSTKLSQGSASLVNAVSSVATLTTKTQSVSSDRERIIKTQKLRELLKRERKKERKHKKGKSRIFECNSPQDHSKMTMADLIYYLPETNPMKSYQMEEPKQNEKESSWTPTKQVAEQPQEAEEEDDVENGDDEQGEQLVVPRVKVAEDGSLIIDEESLTVEVLRVQGPNTVEEKDPIFERGSSTTYSSFRKASYTKPWSNKETDMFFLAISMVGTDFSMIGQLFPHRGRSEIKNKFKKEERANSWRIDKAFREKRRFDLSFFSSLLERILAEEQKKQEKSKASAEKQVSRKPRSKENDKTRTRMKSSTNQTSEEEMDSMGVEGDLETAEKENEDCSNFETVEETTMSQKRAKKTKKGDTGPSSLEKVTDERNSSNEAGEAMDHDSSDVITEVSADGDVQRSERPDSSAERWKRAVIKPAQISTGRLQKPIPNLGRRGDKKISEPKEKTSDYNTTTCEEDKEYDGHKTESAASAGKRMTGAKRTAGVLASDEEGQAGKAEEELSVTARQEHMLNRPTRSGRIPKMSQALQQAGDEDSAEEPSPASETQGKTSPQHRCRKPPGSNQRKAKPAMGSVPQRSKRSKLVTLRAPLPEGPMEDRLSEARPDEMYSYPTNPEEQNQVPAFVPLSLRSPEPMRLEVEETMEELEILVNVPDALSMIEPEDVLCHPSEFQGPQKEVPVPPEHQLGVFAGVMKCLSLDHVEVSESEESCNEAARTLLTIRNPELLSLPLSMTVSEAIDKEAKAETQVASEQEKQTQCSRDTTSTTTPGSPVRPSRLAGSDVALEPQNSQGHLPKKDEPHPGQGVQNRVSCTSSAEAKPDSIHSSSPPKKSHFQKPKPNLVLASRPASVCQTQSTVTVSSEKVEVTQSESNESETIINNSASEGSKNEGLEVENPKKSETSVPEMSQEAGVSSEPIAQTGPQSRRSRFPKPRPNLGRAVRNLRPTALSPATRMTADDSGPSEETPANAKSKTHVEARMVPIAQTPAEQLVATRSPKILGSNEVSVAEGEEPSDMPVDPDPAQEQAMSLHSGDGFTFVNIGDSTEGVSGEDDFTHSEPTIILTLFEIPPTSVNEYKSGSAPVGAVTAELLSPLVFIDAQSEPQSSGPVADSHLLGTLPGRLSPLTRLSLSSSEAVAMADAEVPGAGSTLSHFMVSEPLHHLSHCSTIHEKHSSSAVLTESRSLDKTDEEEENVSLSLVPVEDLNEAPEEDDDAPPQKKKKMPIKSKKGKPKVKPGSLKRTSVEPTKDASEESEMPPQILAFPKEDDLAVPSAGDQHNPPAKHGGGLGDALPRDRDTPLGCGGEMEPQHHVSPLPLDKPLIRPGRKPKGFLSFMTNKTTTGPAGTSRTSRPAPHVNTSCIERRKASLQAAMGCPREPPPAINTRHSTPDTITSPSVSAHKMEPPEVSKSTEGDFLCVNPSDKTEYKKPTNVSEYFFGDIFTEVEEPD